A genomic stretch from Scatophagus argus isolate fScaArg1 chromosome 19, fScaArg1.pri, whole genome shotgun sequence includes:
- the sel1l gene encoding protein sel-1 homolog 1 isoform X2 translates to MGCKRYLKTARTFYFLTILLVVFVKGITADEEQQGNDGPELKSYHDPESEEEDVRLASGIVAGSSVTSGRDVSQPEEENPTPGDGPEGEDTEDLPEQPLPVEEKPKEVPVVNGGTAHGEPCVFPFLFQGKEYFDCTTDGRVDGRLWCATIYDYDQEKKWGFCETEEQAQQRLQAEEAEEQYQTVLRMLNATTRKTQKKELYEKLLKVAEKGHQKAMDKVAHAMLFGDYINQNITKAKEMFEKLAIEGSPRAQTALGFLYAAGLGVNSSQAKALVYYTFGALGGNLVAHMILGYRYWGGVGVPQSCESALTHYRLVANQVASDVSLTGGSAVQRIRLLDEVENPGSTSGMLEEDLIQYYQFLAEKGDVQAQVGLGQLHLHGGRGVEQNHQRAYDYFTQAANAGNTHAMAFLGKMYSEGSEFLPQNNETALHYFKKASDLGNPVGQSGLGMAYLYGRGVPVNYELALKYFQKAAEQGWVDGQLQLGTMYYNGIGVKRDYKQALKFFNLASQAGHILAFYNLAQMHATGTGVMRSCHTAVELFKNVCERGRWSERLMTAYGSFKEGETDAALVQYLLLAEQGYEVAQSNVAFILDQKGARIFSENETYPRALLHWTRAAAQGYTVARIKLGDYHFYGYGTDVDYETAVIHYRLASEQQHSAQAMFNLGYMHEKGLGIKQDIHLAKRFYDMAAEASPDAQVPVFLALCKLGLIYTLQYLQDLNLKELISQVDLDQLLGPEWDLYLMTVIALLLGTVIAYRQRQHQILVPPRLPAPAPAPPPRPPQEQLQAQAEHQGQGETHAQGPAREEEEQQQ, encoded by the exons ATGGGCTGTAAGAGGTATTTAAAAACGGCACGAACGTTTTATTTTTTGACCATTCTGCTGGTAGTCTTCGTCAAAGGAATAACAGCTG ATGAAGAACAACAAGGGAATGATGGACCAGAGCTAAAG TCTTACCATGATCCGGAgtctgaagaagaagatgtcCGTCTGGCCTCAGGAATTGTGGCTGGTTCTTCTGTGACTTCTGGTCGTGACGTCTCCCAGCCAGAAGAGGAAAACCCGACACCTGGGGATGGACCAGAGGGGGAAGATACGGAAGACCTGCCTGAGCAGCCTCTTCCAGTTGAAGAGAAACCTAAGGAAG TTCCTGTGGTAAATGGAGGTACAGCCCATGGAGAGCCGTGCGTCTTCCCATTCCTCTTCCAGGGAAAGGAGTACTTTGATTGCACCACTGATGGACGGGTGGATGGACGGCTGTGGTGCGCCACAATCTACGACTATGACCAGGAGAAGAAGTGGGGTTTCTGTGAGA CGGAAGAGCAGGCACAGCAAAGACTGCAGgcagaggaggctgaggagcagTATCAGACTGTCCTGCGCATGCTCAATGCCACCACCAGGAAGACCCAGAAGAAAGA ATTATATGAAAAGCTGCTGAAAGTAGCAGAGAAAGGCCACCAGAAAGCCATGGATAAAGTGGCGCACGCCATGCTGTTTGGAGACTACATAAACCAGAACATCACCAAGGCCAAAGAAATGTTTGAGAAGCTCGCCATTGAGGGCTCTCCAAGAGCTCAGACG GCTCTTGGCTTTCTGTATGCAGCAGGACTGGGAGTTAACTCGAGTCAGGCTAAG GCCTTGGTTTACTACACCTTTGGCGCACTGGGTGGAAACTTGGTAGCTCATATGATCCTG GGTTACAGATACTGGGGAGGTGTGGGTGTTCCCCAGAGCTGTGAGTCGGCATTAACACACTACAGGCTTGTGGCAAATCAGG TGGCCAGTGATGTGTCCCTGACGGGGGGCTCAGCAGTGCAGAGGATCAGGCTTCTGGATGAGGTGGAGAACCCGGGATCTACCAGTGGGATGCTGGAGGAGGATTTGATCCAGTACTATCAGTTTCTAGCTGAAAAAGGAGATGTACAAGCCCAG GTGGGATTAGGTCAGCTACACCTGCATGGAGGACGTGGAGTAGAACAGAATCATCAg AGGGCGTATGACTACTTCACCCAGGCTGCAAATGCAGGGAACACACACGCTATGGCTTTCCTCGGCAAG ATGTACTCAGAAGGCAGCGAGTTTCTCCCTCAGAACAACGAGACTGCTCTGCATTACTTTAAGAAGGCCTCCGACTTG GGTAATCCAGTGGGACAGAGTGGCCTGGGCATGGCCTACCTATATGGAAGAGGTGTCCCAGTG aACTATGAGCTGGCACTGAAATACTTCCAGAAGGCAGCAGAGCAGGGCTGGGTGGACGGACAACTCCAGCTGGGCACCATGTATTACA ATGGCATTGGTGTGAAGCGTGATTACAAGCAGGCACTTAAATTCTTCAACCTGGCCTCGCAGGCTGGCCACATCCTGGCTTTCTACAACCTGGCCCAGATGCATGCTACTGGTACAGGTGTGATGCGCTCCTGCCACACTGCTGTGGAG CTTTTCAAGAACGTGTGTGAACGCGGCCGCTGGTCAGAGCGTCTCATGACGGCCTACGGCAGCTTTAAGGAGGGTGAGACGGACGCTGCGCTGGTCCAGTATCTGCTCCTGGCTGAGCAGGGTTACGAGGTGGCCCAGAGCAACGTGGCCTTCATTCTGGACCAGA AAGGAGCAAGGATCTTCAGTGAGAATGAGACCTACCCTCGTGCTTTGCTCCACTGgaccagagctgcagcacaaG GTTACACTGTAGCGAGGATAAAACTGGGGGATTACCACTTCTACGGCTACGGGACAGATGTGGACTACGAGACAGCTGTCATCCACTACAGACTGGCAtcggagcagcagcacagcgcCCAAGCCATGTTTAACCTGGGCTACATGCATGAGAAGGGTCTGGGCATCAAGCAG GACATCCACTTAGCCAAGCGTTTCTATGACATGGCCGCCGAAGCCAGTCCTGACGCCCAGGTCCCAGTTTTCCTGGCCCTGTGCAAGCTGGGTCTGATTTACACTTTGCAGTACCTGCAGGATCTTAAT TTGAAGGAGCTGATTTCTCAGGTGGACCTGGACCAACTTCTGGGCCCAGAGTGGGACCTCTACCTCATGACTGTTATCGCCCTGCTGTTAGGTACAGTCATTGCCTACAGGCAACGCCAACACCAAATCCTGGTTCCCCCTCGCCTGCCCGCCCCTGCCCCAGCACCCCCTCCTCGACCACCCCAGGAACAGTTGCAAGCCCAGGCTGAACACCAGGGTCAGGGAGAAACACATGCCCAGGGCCCAGCccgggaggaagaggagcagcagcagtga
- the sel1l gene encoding protein sel-1 homolog 1 isoform X1, with product MGCKRYLKTARTFYFLTILLVVFVKGITADEEQQGNDGPELKSYHDPESEEEDVRLASGIVAGSSVTSGRDVSQPEEENPTPGDGPEGEDTEDLPEQPLPVEEKPKEVPVVNGGTAHGEPCVFPFLFQGKEYFDCTTDGRVDGRLWCATIYDYDQEKKWGFCETEEQAQQRLQAEEAEEQYQTVLRMLNATTRKTQKKELYEKLLKVAEKGHQKAMDKVAHAMLFGDYINQNITKAKEMFEKLAIEGSPRAQTALGFLYAAGLGVNSSQAKALVYYTFGALGGNLVAHMILGYRYWGGVGVPQSCESALTHYRLVANQVASDVSLTGGSAVQRIRLLDEVENPGSTSGMLEEDLIQYYQFLAEKGDVQAQVGLGQLHLHGGRGVEQNHQRAYDYFTQAANAGNTHAMAFLGKMYSEGSEFLPQNNETALHYFKKASDLGNPVGQSGLGMAYLYGRGVPVNYELALKYFQKAAEQGWVDGQLQLGTMYYNGIGVKRDYKQALKFFNLASQAGHILAFYNLAQMHATGTGVMRSCHTAVELFKNVCERGRWSERLMTAYGSFKEGETDAALVQYLLLAEQGYEVAQSNVAFILDQTEGARIFSENETYPRALLHWTRAAAQGYTVARIKLGDYHFYGYGTDVDYETAVIHYRLASEQQHSAQAMFNLGYMHEKGLGIKQDIHLAKRFYDMAAEASPDAQVPVFLALCKLGLIYTLQYLQDLNLKELISQVDLDQLLGPEWDLYLMTVIALLLGTVIAYRQRQHQILVPPRLPAPAPAPPPRPPQEQLQAQAEHQGQGETHAQGPAREEEEQQQ from the exons ATGGGCTGTAAGAGGTATTTAAAAACGGCACGAACGTTTTATTTTTTGACCATTCTGCTGGTAGTCTTCGTCAAAGGAATAACAGCTG ATGAAGAACAACAAGGGAATGATGGACCAGAGCTAAAG TCTTACCATGATCCGGAgtctgaagaagaagatgtcCGTCTGGCCTCAGGAATTGTGGCTGGTTCTTCTGTGACTTCTGGTCGTGACGTCTCCCAGCCAGAAGAGGAAAACCCGACACCTGGGGATGGACCAGAGGGGGAAGATACGGAAGACCTGCCTGAGCAGCCTCTTCCAGTTGAAGAGAAACCTAAGGAAG TTCCTGTGGTAAATGGAGGTACAGCCCATGGAGAGCCGTGCGTCTTCCCATTCCTCTTCCAGGGAAAGGAGTACTTTGATTGCACCACTGATGGACGGGTGGATGGACGGCTGTGGTGCGCCACAATCTACGACTATGACCAGGAGAAGAAGTGGGGTTTCTGTGAGA CGGAAGAGCAGGCACAGCAAAGACTGCAGgcagaggaggctgaggagcagTATCAGACTGTCCTGCGCATGCTCAATGCCACCACCAGGAAGACCCAGAAGAAAGA ATTATATGAAAAGCTGCTGAAAGTAGCAGAGAAAGGCCACCAGAAAGCCATGGATAAAGTGGCGCACGCCATGCTGTTTGGAGACTACATAAACCAGAACATCACCAAGGCCAAAGAAATGTTTGAGAAGCTCGCCATTGAGGGCTCTCCAAGAGCTCAGACG GCTCTTGGCTTTCTGTATGCAGCAGGACTGGGAGTTAACTCGAGTCAGGCTAAG GCCTTGGTTTACTACACCTTTGGCGCACTGGGTGGAAACTTGGTAGCTCATATGATCCTG GGTTACAGATACTGGGGAGGTGTGGGTGTTCCCCAGAGCTGTGAGTCGGCATTAACACACTACAGGCTTGTGGCAAATCAGG TGGCCAGTGATGTGTCCCTGACGGGGGGCTCAGCAGTGCAGAGGATCAGGCTTCTGGATGAGGTGGAGAACCCGGGATCTACCAGTGGGATGCTGGAGGAGGATTTGATCCAGTACTATCAGTTTCTAGCTGAAAAAGGAGATGTACAAGCCCAG GTGGGATTAGGTCAGCTACACCTGCATGGAGGACGTGGAGTAGAACAGAATCATCAg AGGGCGTATGACTACTTCACCCAGGCTGCAAATGCAGGGAACACACACGCTATGGCTTTCCTCGGCAAG ATGTACTCAGAAGGCAGCGAGTTTCTCCCTCAGAACAACGAGACTGCTCTGCATTACTTTAAGAAGGCCTCCGACTTG GGTAATCCAGTGGGACAGAGTGGCCTGGGCATGGCCTACCTATATGGAAGAGGTGTCCCAGTG aACTATGAGCTGGCACTGAAATACTTCCAGAAGGCAGCAGAGCAGGGCTGGGTGGACGGACAACTCCAGCTGGGCACCATGTATTACA ATGGCATTGGTGTGAAGCGTGATTACAAGCAGGCACTTAAATTCTTCAACCTGGCCTCGCAGGCTGGCCACATCCTGGCTTTCTACAACCTGGCCCAGATGCATGCTACTGGTACAGGTGTGATGCGCTCCTGCCACACTGCTGTGGAG CTTTTCAAGAACGTGTGTGAACGCGGCCGCTGGTCAGAGCGTCTCATGACGGCCTACGGCAGCTTTAAGGAGGGTGAGACGGACGCTGCGCTGGTCCAGTATCTGCTCCTGGCTGAGCAGGGTTACGAGGTGGCCCAGAGCAACGTGGCCTTCATTCTGGACCAGA CAGAAGGAGCAAGGATCTTCAGTGAGAATGAGACCTACCCTCGTGCTTTGCTCCACTGgaccagagctgcagcacaaG GTTACACTGTAGCGAGGATAAAACTGGGGGATTACCACTTCTACGGCTACGGGACAGATGTGGACTACGAGACAGCTGTCATCCACTACAGACTGGCAtcggagcagcagcacagcgcCCAAGCCATGTTTAACCTGGGCTACATGCATGAGAAGGGTCTGGGCATCAAGCAG GACATCCACTTAGCCAAGCGTTTCTATGACATGGCCGCCGAAGCCAGTCCTGACGCCCAGGTCCCAGTTTTCCTGGCCCTGTGCAAGCTGGGTCTGATTTACACTTTGCAGTACCTGCAGGATCTTAAT TTGAAGGAGCTGATTTCTCAGGTGGACCTGGACCAACTTCTGGGCCCAGAGTGGGACCTCTACCTCATGACTGTTATCGCCCTGCTGTTAGGTACAGTCATTGCCTACAGGCAACGCCAACACCAAATCCTGGTTCCCCCTCGCCTGCCCGCCCCTGCCCCAGCACCCCCTCCTCGACCACCCCAGGAACAGTTGCAAGCCCAGGCTGAACACCAGGGTCAGGGAGAAACACATGCCCAGGGCCCAGCccgggaggaagaggagcagcagcagtga